ATTGGATCCAATGCAATACTTGAACGTTGTAAATAACTCTGCAGGATTCGTAAACAATCCTGATTTGAAACCGGAAAAATCAATTGACTACGAAATTGGTTACCAACAAGTATTAAATGAAAAGAAAAATTCATCAATTCACTTGTCATTGTTCTACATCGAGAAAAAGGATATGATTCAAACAACACGTGTTGTTCAAGCTTACCCAGTGTCTTATAACTCTTTCTCGAATGTCGATTTCGGTACGATCAAAGGATTGTCATTAGCTTACGATTTAAGAAGAACAGCGATGGGCGTATCCATGACAGCGAACTATACATTACAATTTGCTGATGGAACTGGTTCAAGTACAACTGACGGACAAAATTTAGTTTCTTCAGGTGTTCCAAACTTAAGAACAACTCACCCGTTAGATTTCGATCAACGTCATACCATTACCTTAAACGTGGATTACCGTTTTGGTGCTAAAACAGATTACCGCGGTCCTCGTTTAAAATTACACAAAGGAAAAGACAACGAAAAAGTAATCAATGTTCTTGAGAACGTTGGTGCGAACGTTGTATTCAGAGCTGGTTCTGGTACTCCATACAGTAAACAATCAAATATTACTCACGAAGGTCAGTTTGGTATTGGTGGAACAAACACCGCATTAGAAGGACAAATCAATGGTTCTAGTTTACCATGGACTTATAAGATGGACTTACGTGTTGATAAAAATATGGAGTTAGCATTTGGTGGTAAAAAAGAAGGTGAAGAAAAGAAAACAGCTAACTTAACCATCTACTTACAAGTATTGAACGTGTTTAACACGAAAAATGTATTAGGTGTTTACAGAGCAACAGGTAACCCTGGTGATGATGGATACTTAACTTCAGCTGCAGCTCAAACAACAATTGCAGGACAAAATGATCCGCAATCGTTCAGTGATTTGTATACAGTTAAAATCAATAACCCAAATAATTATAGCCGTCCACGTGTTATCCGTATCGGTTTATTACTTGACTTTTAATACCAACAACTCTATCTATCAAAGAATTTATAATGCTACTTAATAATAACAATATGAAGAATCGATTCAAATTAATCGTCACTGCAAGCATCTTAGCGGTTTCCTTTTCTGCACAAGCGAGAGAAAACATCGGAAGAAGCGCTGCAACATCCCAAAATCAATTCAAATCAGTAATGGCTTTATGTGCTCCGGCTGCCGAAAAGAAAGATTTGGATATTAATAACGTTAGAGCTACCATTTTAACAGGTGGAGATATGTGGTGGGATTTGAATGATGGTAAGTACCTCGTGCCTAAACCTGCTGCTGGTTTAAATGGGCCTACTGCACTCTTTGCAGGTTCCCTTTGGATTGGTGGTTTTGATGCGAGTAATACACTAAAAGTGGCTGCGATGACCTATCGTCAAACAGGTAGCGATTTTTGGCCGGGACCTTTAAGTTCTGCTGCTACTACTGATGCAACAGTTTGTTTGGCTTGGGATAAATTCTTTAAAGTAGATAAAGCAGAAGTAAAAAAATACATCGATTGGATTAGAAGTGGTGGTGCAGGTGAAAATCCTGCTTCAGCAGAAGCAATGGATGTGATTTTGACTTGGCCGGCTTTTGGACCGGAAGGACAACCAATGGCTCCTTTCTACGATGCCAACACAAATGGTGTTTACGATCCGTATGCTGGTGATTATCCTGATTTTTGGTTAGGTGATAAAGATCCAAACGGTGTTGATTACCGTCCGGCTACTGAAACAGCTTGTGATGCTGAGTTATTTGGTGATCAAGTATTGTTCTGGGTATTTAATGATAAAGGGAACGTTCACTCTGAAACCGGTGGTGCTGCTATTGGTTTAGAAATTCAATCTCAAGCATTTGCTTTCTTAACAAATGATGAGATTAACAACATGACATTCTATAACTACACGATTATCAATAAATCTTCTTTCCGCTTGGATAGTACATTTTTTGGTGTTTGGGTGGATCCGGATTTAGGTTCTGCTACAGATGACTTCGTAGGTTGTGATGTTGGTTTAGGTTTAGGATATTGCTACAATGGTGATGAGGTGGATGATAATCCTCCTGCAGGACAAATTCCTTATGGAATCAATCCTCCAGCTATTGGTTGCGATTTCTTTGAAGGACCATTTGCTGATCCAGATGGGTTAGATAATGCTCCCTCTACTGTTCCTGCGAGTTTCGTTGGTTATGGAGACATAATTGTTGATAATGAGCGTATCGGTATGAAAAAGTTTGTGTATTACAACAATGACTTTACTCCAACTGGTAACCCAGTTGTGGCTACCGATTTTTATGGTTATTTAGCTGGATATTGGATTGATGGAACACCATTCACCTATGGTGGAACGGGTCACTTAACCGGTGTTCCTTGTGATTTTATGTTCCCAGGTACATCCGATCCAACCGGATTTGGAACAAATGGTAGTTCTCAAGCTCCTTGGGATGAAGCCTCTGTTGGTAACATCCCTGCAGATAGACGTTTCTTGCAAAGTGCTGGTCCGTTTACCCTAGATCCAGGTGCAAAAAATTCAATTACAACAGGTTTAGTTTGGGCGCGTGCTACACAAGGTGGTCCGGCTGCTTCTGTTACCTTAATGAAAGGTGCCGATTCAAAAGCACAAGAATTATTTAACAACTGTTTCGTGACGTTGCGTGGACCGGATGCTCCGATTTTAGCAATTCAAGAATTGGAAAATGAATTGATTTTGTCATGGACAAACCCTTCTTCTTCTAATAACTATAATGAGTTATACTCTGAGGATTATGATAAATCTACCGGTAGCGATTCATTGTACCGTTTCCAAGGATATATTGTATATCAATTAAAAGACGAATCGGTGACAAATGCAGATTTGTACAATCCTGATAAAGCACGTATCATTCTTCAATGTGATATCGCTGATGGAGTAAAACAAATTGTGAACTTTAAAAATGATGTGGCTTTACAAGCATTAGTGCCACAAGAAATGGTGGCAGGTTCTGATTTAGGTATCGTTCACTCAATGCGTTACTGAAGATAAATTTGCAGTTGGAAATCCAACCTTGGTGAACCATAAAACCTATTATTTTATGGTGATTGCTTATGGTTTCACTCCAACATTAGTAAACCCTGATTATGCAGTTCCAAGAGATTATTTACCATTTATCTCCGGTAACTTCTCTGCAGATGGAAGAACCAACATTTCTGCGATTCCTCACACTCCAAGTCCTGAAGCAGGTGGAACAGAAGCACATTCTACCTATGGAACTGGTCCTAAATTAACGCGTATCGAAGGACATGGTAACGGTGGACAAGTTCTTGATTTGACTTCAGGTACTGTTTCTGAAATTTTAGGCGCTAGTGCTCGATCAATTAACCCGGTGTATGAGCAAAGCCATGGTCCGGTTAATATTAAAGTAGTAGATCCTTTGAGCGTTCCTAAAGAAAATAGTTTCGAATTTAAATTGTTGGGTACAACTTCAGCTGCTACATGGCAATTGATTAACTTAACAACAAACGATACTGTTAACTCTGATAAAACAATTGCTTTAGCAAATGAACAAATCATTAATGGTCAACCTTCTGGTGTATCAACCTATACGGTTCCAACTTGGGGACTTTCTGTGAATGTTGCCTTTACTGCTGATCCATTAACTACAAATGCGATTGAAGGTGGTTTCTTAGAAGCAACAATGACATTCGGAGATAACACAAAACAATGGTTAACCGGTTTGGCAGATGAAGAAGGTGAAAGCCATACCAACTGGATTCGTTCTGGTTCTGCAGTAGGTACTATTGCAGCATTTAATGATGCTACTGGAACTGGTACAGATCCAAACCAAGATTATGAAAATATTTTGGGTAAAACATGGGCTCCTTACCGTGTTTGTGCTACCGGTTTAGCAACTGAACCAACCACAACATCTGTTTATACAATGGGTGCACCAGCTTGGCCTACAAACATTTCATTGAACAAAACATCCAACTTGGCTTCTGTGGATGTGGTCATCACTGCTGATAAATCACTTTGGACACGTTGTCCGGTATTGGAAGAATCTGATGATAATTTATTATCAGAAGGAAATGCAAGAAAATTGATGATGCGTGATGCACCATCCGTTGATAAAAATGGTGTTGCAAATTTCGGTTCATCTCCTGACAATAGTGATTTCCCTACTGGTATGGGTTGGTTCCCAGGTTATGTAATTAACTTAGAAACAGGTGAACGTTTGAATATGGCGTTTGGTGAAGATTCTTGGTTGACAACTGAAAACGGAAACGATATGAAGTGGAATCCGACAACTAAAAAATTCGGTTCTACTGCAACTATCATGAGCACTACAGGTCCAATTCCTGATCCAGTATTTGGTGGTAAACATTATATCTATATTTTTGGTCATAACGGTGATGCTCTTTTCCCAAGTACAGATGCTTTGTTGCCAAGTGCTCCAAGAGATATCCCTCGTTATGATAACGGTAGAGTATTACACGACTTATTATTTGCAGCGAACTCTTTAACAGGAACTGCTGGTGACCCTTACAAACGTGAAGCATTTTCTGATGCAATGTGGGTGAATGTACCGATGTTGGCTCCAGGCCACTCGTTGTTGGAATCAACAGTTAAAATCAGATTACGTGTTGCTAAGTCTTACCAAAAAGGATACACAGCAAACGTACCTTCAAGTGTGGATACTGCTTTAACACCTCAGAATGTTAACTGGCCAATGTATACATTCAATACTGCTGAGATCGAAACTCACAAAGGTGATAACGAACTTGCTGTAAATGCATTGGATTTAATCAATGTTGTTCCAAATCCTTACTATGCATACTCTGCATACGAAAGAAAAGCATTGGAGAATATTGTGAAAATCACGAATCTTCCTGAAAAATGTGACATCTCCATCTATTCATTGAATGGAACTTTAATCAGAAAATTCAGTAAAGATGATCCAAAAACATCTCTTGATTGGGATTTGAAAAATCAAGCGAGAATTCCAATTGCCAGCGGTATGTATATCATCTACATTAAAGTACCGGATGTAGGAGAGAAAACATTAAAATGGTTTGGTGTATTACGTCCAACGGATTTGGATTCGTACTAGTCTGAGATTAATTAGTTGTATTAGAACAAAGATTCATAAATATTGAGATATGAAAAAATATAGTAAAATAGTAGCACCACTTGCCATTGTAGGCTTGCTTTTAGCTCCAACACAAAATGTTTTAGCAGGAAATCCTGACCGTGCAGGTCAGGCAGGTGCAACAGAATTATTGATTAATCCTTGGGCAAGAAGCTCCGGATGGGCGGGTTCTAACATTGCAGGCGCAAAAGGCTTGGAAGCAATGTTTTTAAACGTAGCCGGAACAGCTTTTACAAAAAAGACAGAATTAATGTTTGCTCGTACCAATTGGTTAAAAGGAACAGACATTAACATCAATGCATTTGGTTTGACTCAACGTGTGGGTGAAACAGGTGCAATTGGTTTGTCCATCATGTCAATGGATTTTGGAGATATCGAAATCACTACAGTTGAAAATCCTGAAGGTGGTATTGGTACTTTTTCTCCTCAGTTTGTGAACTTGGGATTGTCCTATGCAAAAGGATTCTCTGATAATATCTATGGAGGTTTAACCTTAAAGGTGATTTCTGAGAAAACAGCAAACGTTGCTGCTAGAGGTGTTGCATTTGATGCAGGTATTCAATACGTTTCAGGTAAATACAATCAAATTAAATTTGGTATTTCCTTGAAAAATGTTGGACCACGTATGAAATTCAGCGGTGATGGTTTGTCTATGAAAGCTGAAATCCCTGGAAGTACAAATGGAACGACTTACACTGTTGAGAACAGAACAGCTCAGTTTGAGTTGCCATCTTTATTGAACATTGGCGGTGGTTATGATTTCTACTTGAAAAAAGACAGTGTTTCTATGAAAACACATAGAATCACTGCAATGGGTGCATTTACTTCTAACTCTTTCGAAAAAAATCATTTGAAAATTGGTTTGGAGTATGCTTGGAAAAACATGTTGATGGTTCGTGTTGGATATTGTCATGAAAAAGATATTCGCAACAAAGACAAAAGAACAACTGTTTTCACAGGACCTAGTGCTGGATTTACTGTAGAAATTCCATTTGGAAAAAACAAATCTACCTTTGCTTTGGATTATTCTTACAGAGCAACTGATCCATTTGAAGGAACACATTCAATTGGTGCAAGAATCAACTTGTAAGCTTTTTTTATTATATTTGTAGTATAAGCGAGTCCCGCCCCGAGTGATCGAGGCGGGATTCGTTTCTGTTTTAACTAATACATTGTACCATGTCAACTATTTCTTATTTTACGGAAGAAGGATTAAAGAAACTAAAAGACGAATTGCATCAACTAAAAGTGCATGACCGTGCTTATATTTCTAAACAGATTGCTGAAGCAAGAGATAAAGGTGATTTATCGGAAAATGCCGAATACGATGCTGCAAAAGAGGCGCAAGGACTTTTAGAGCTGAAGATATCTAAAATGGAAGAAGTGCTAAGTAATGCGCGTTTAATTGACGAATCGACATTGGATATGTCCAAGGTATTAATTCTTTCCAAAGTAAAGATTAAAAATGTTGCCAATGGAGCAACAATGACTTATACATTGGTGGCTGAAAATGAAGCGGATTTAAAAGCCGGTAAAATTTCTGTTGATTCTCCAATTGGTAAAGGATTGTTGGGTAAAAAAGTTGGCGATTTGGCCGATATTAAAGTTCCTTCCGGTATCATGAAGTTCGAAATTGTTGAACTTTCCCGTTAATCATGGCAAGTATTTTTACAAAGATTATTGAAGGAGAAATTCCTTGCTACAAAATTGCAGAAAACGAACAGTTTCTTGCTTTTTTAGATGTTTTTCGCTTGTTCATGGTCATATTCTCGTTGTTCCCAAAAAAGAAACGGATTATATTTTCGACATCGATGATGCTGAATTGTCGGCAATGATGCTTTTTGCAAAAAAAATTGCAAAGGCTCAAAAAGCTGCTGTTCCTTGTAAAAGAATCGGTGTAGCCGTTATTGGGTTAGAAGTTCCCCATGCACACATTCATTTGGTACCCATGAATACAGCCAATGATGTAAACTTTACCCAACCCAAAATTAAGCCCACTCCTCAGGAATTAGCCGATATGGCTGAACGTATTAAAGCGAAATTATAGGACGAATTTCTTACTCCTCGATTCTTATTTTTTGCTTGTATTCAAAGATATTTCGAAAAGCAATTATCCTTTTTTATCCGGATTGTCCGCTAAAAATGCTTTCCAGCCGGTGTAGGCTTTTTTTGTTGTTCCTGGTCTGCGTTGGAAATGATGACACATGGCTGCCGCTAAACCATCTGTAGCATCTAAAAATTCAGGTGTTTCTTTGAAATTTAGTAAGGATTTAAGCATGGATGCTACTTGCTCTTTAGACGCATTTCCGCTGCCTGTAATCGATTGTTTTATCTTTTTAGGGGAATATTCATTTACGGTTAAATCGCGCGACAAAGCTCCGGCAATGGCCACTCCTTGCGCTCTGCCCAATTTTAACATGGATTGAACATTCTTACCGAAGAAGGGGGCTTCAATGGCCAGCTCATCCGGTTTGTACTCATCAATGAGTGAAACCACACACTCGAAAATTTTCTTTAGTTTTAATGCAGGGTCTTCTATCTTTTCTAAACGTAATACACCCATCACAATCAGTTCCGGTTTTGTTCCTTTGATATGTATTAAGCCATACCCCATAATATTTGTACCGGGGTCAATGCCTAAAATTATTTTGTCAGTGTTTTTCAAGATGGAACAATGGTTATTTTTTTAGATTCTAAAATCGTGCGGAAATACCCGCTCTTTTTGTTAATATTGTAAAGAATGATTCCAGCTAAAAATAAGCCTCTTTACAAAGTTATAAGTCTTTTTATTAAGTCGGCTATTTTATTTTTTTCATTTTATTATATCTACGATAAATTAAAGGAGGCTCCACTTATTCTAGATGTTTCAATGTTGTTTTCTAAGGAAAATCGTTGGTATACAGTTGCTCTTCTTCTTTTAATGATCGCAAACTGGAGTGTTGAAGCTATTAAATGGAAACGGTTAATAGAGCCGCTTGAAAAAATCAATTTTAATCAATCTCTGAAAGGTGTTTTGGCAGGTGTAACAATTAGCATTTTTACTCCGAATCGAATCGGAGAATTTGCAGGAAGAGTTTTTTTCTTGAAACAATCGGATAAAATTCAAGCCACCATTATGAGTTTAATGGGTAGCATTTCTCAGCTTTTAGTAACTGTTGTGGCCGGCATTCTCGCCTTTTATATTTTGGAAAAAAAATATTATGATTTTTTTCAAATTGAAACGTTTGTCTCGGTGAATCTGCTTTTTTTAATTCTTCTTTTCATAATAGTGCTTAGTGCAAGTGCCATTTATCTGATGTTAAAAAAACAGCCGCAGTCTGAAAAATTCAAAAAGTATTTCGAAACATTAAAATTGCATTCAAAAAAAAGCCTGAATACGGTCCTTAATTTATCCATCTTGCGATATATTATTTTTTCCATTCAATATTATTTAGCACTTAAAATTTTTGGTATCAATGGTGGGGTGATGATTGTTTTTTCGCTTATTGCACTCACTTTTTTTGTTACATCAGCAATTCCTACATTTGCATTAACTGAAATTGCTGTACGCACAGGTGTTGCTATTTATTTTTTCGGAACCATTTCAGATGCGCATGCTTCTATTCTAGCTGCATCACTTTTTTTATGGATGATTAACTTAGCCATTCCATCCATCGTGGGATCTTTATTTGTGCACAAACTAAACTTTTTTAAGGAACACTAAATGGAATATCTGTTCTGGATATTAATTACAATTGGACTTGTACTCAGTGCCGGCTATTTGTTTTTAATAGCAAGTTTTTGTGTGGCTTGGATGCGGATGAGACAAGAACCACAAATCTCGAATCATTCTGTTTTTGTAAGTGTGTTGGTGGCAGTGCGAGATGAAGCGCAAACAATTGAAAAATGTTTACAGGCAATTGCTTCGCAAAATTATCCACATGAAAAATATGAAATCATTGTAAT
This window of the Bacteroidota bacterium genome carries:
- a CDS encoding T9SS type A sorting domain-containing protein, which translates into the protein MNHKTYYFMVIAYGFTPTLVNPDYAVPRDYLPFISGNFSADGRTNISAIPHTPSPEAGGTEAHSTYGTGPKLTRIEGHGNGGQVLDLTSGTVSEILGASARSINPVYEQSHGPVNIKVVDPLSVPKENSFEFKLLGTTSAATWQLINLTTNDTVNSDKTIALANEQIINGQPSGVSTYTVPTWGLSVNVAFTADPLTTNAIEGGFLEATMTFGDNTKQWLTGLADEEGESHTNWIRSGSAVGTIAAFNDATGTGTDPNQDYENILGKTWAPYRVCATGLATEPTTTSVYTMGAPAWPTNISLNKTSNLASVDVVITADKSLWTRCPVLEESDDNLLSEGNARKLMMRDAPSVDKNGVANFGSSPDNSDFPTGMGWFPGYVINLETGERLNMAFGEDSWLTTENGNDMKWNPTTKKFGSTATIMSTTGPIPDPVFGGKHYIYIFGHNGDALFPSTDALLPSAPRDIPRYDNGRVLHDLLFAANSLTGTAGDPYKREAFSDAMWVNVPMLAPGHSLLESTVKIRLRVAKSYQKGYTANVPSSVDTALTPQNVNWPMYTFNTAEIETHKGDNELAVNALDLINVVPNPYYAYSAYERKALENIVKITNLPEKCDISIYSLNGTLIRKFSKDDPKTSLDWDLKNQARIPIASGMYIIYIKVPDVGEKTLKWFGVLRPTDLDSY
- a CDS encoding PorV/PorQ family protein codes for the protein MKKYSKIVAPLAIVGLLLAPTQNVLAGNPDRAGQAGATELLINPWARSSGWAGSNIAGAKGLEAMFLNVAGTAFTKKTELMFARTNWLKGTDININAFGLTQRVGETGAIGLSIMSMDFGDIEITTVENPEGGIGTFSPQFVNLGLSYAKGFSDNIYGGLTLKVISEKTANVAARGVAFDAGIQYVSGKYNQIKFGISLKNVGPRMKFSGDGLSMKAEIPGSTNGTTYTVENRTAQFELPSLLNIGGGYDFYLKKDSVSMKTHRITAMGAFTSNSFEKNHLKIGLEYAWKNMLMVRVGYCHEKDIRNKDKRTTVFTGPSAGFTVEIPFGKNKSTFALDYSYRATDPFEGTHSIGARINL
- the greA gene encoding transcription elongation factor GreA, yielding MSTISYFTEEGLKKLKDELHQLKVHDRAYISKQIAEARDKGDLSENAEYDAAKEAQGLLELKISKMEEVLSNARLIDESTLDMSKVLILSKVKIKNVANGATMTYTLVAENEADLKAGKISVDSPIGKGLLGKKVGDLADIKVPSGIMKFEIVELSR
- the ruvC gene encoding crossover junction endodeoxyribonuclease RuvC, with translation MGYGLIHIKGTKPELIVMGVLRLEKIEDPALKLKKIFECVVSLIDEYKPDELAIEAPFFGKNVQSMLKLGRAQGVAIAGALSRDLTVNEYSPKKIKQSITGSGNASKEQVASMLKSLLNFKETPEFLDATDGLAAAMCHHFQRRPGTTKKAYTGWKAFLADNPDKKG
- a CDS encoding flippase-like domain-containing protein — its product is MIPAKNKPLYKVISLFIKSAILFFSFYYIYDKLKEAPLILDVSMLFSKENRWYTVALLLLMIANWSVEAIKWKRLIEPLEKINFNQSLKGVLAGVTISIFTPNRIGEFAGRVFFLKQSDKIQATIMSLMGSISQLLVTVVAGILAFYILEKKYYDFFQIETFVSVNLLFLILLFIIVLSASAIYLMLKKQPQSEKFKKYFETLKLHSKKSLNTVLNLSILRYIIFSIQYYLALKIFGINGGVMIVFSLIALTFFVTSAIPTFALTEIAVRTGVAIYFFGTISDAHASILAASLFLWMINLAIPSIVGSLFVHKLNFFKEH